Proteins encoded by one window of Gemmatimonadota bacterium:
- a CDS encoding response regulator transcription factor, which yields MNEIASASIPPAAKAATPAQVLVVEDERDIAALVAYHLTREGYQVRTAGGGPEALEAVSHERPDLIVLDIMLPGFTGYDVLKELRARADSADIPVVVLTARRDEMDRIKGFELGADDYVTKPFSPQELVLRVSAVLRRAQSPALGRNARTLRGGPISVDVNAMRAEVDGEPVDLTPTEYKLLVALLERRGRVQSRKHLLESVWKVHVDIETRTVDMHVQRLRSKLGSGADWIETVRGFGYRFKAREGQ from the coding sequence ATGAACGAGATCGCCTCAGCCTCGATTCCGCCTGCGGCCAAGGCGGCGACCCCGGCCCAGGTGCTGGTGGTCGAAGACGAGCGCGACATAGCCGCGCTGGTCGCCTACCATCTGACCCGCGAGGGCTACCAGGTGCGCACGGCCGGCGGCGGCCCCGAAGCTCTGGAGGCGGTGTCCCACGAACGCCCGGATCTGATCGTGCTGGACATCATGCTGCCGGGGTTCACGGGATACGACGTGCTGAAGGAGCTGAGGGCCCGCGCGGACTCGGCGGATATCCCCGTCGTCGTGCTGACCGCGCGCAGGGATGAGATGGACCGCATCAAGGGCTTCGAGCTCGGGGCCGATGACTACGTCACCAAGCCGTTCAGCCCGCAGGAGCTGGTACTGCGGGTGTCGGCGGTGTTGCGCAGGGCGCAGTCGCCGGCGCTCGGACGCAATGCGAGAACGCTCCGCGGCGGTCCGATCTCCGTCGACGTGAACGCGATGCGGGCGGAGGTGGATGGCGAGCCCGTGGACCTGACCCCCACGGAGTACAAGCTGCTGGTCGCGCTGCTGGAACGCCGCGGCCGCGTCCAGAGTCGAAAGCACCTGCTCGAGAGCGTGTGGAAGGTGCACGTGGACATCGAGACGCGAACGGTGGACATGCACGTCCAGAGACTGCGCTCCAAGCTGGGGTCCGGCGCCGACTGGATAGAGACCGTGCGCGGCTTCGGCTATCGCTTCAAGGCCCGCGAGGGCCAATGA
- the pstA gene encoding phosphate ABC transporter permease PstA, which produces MSLARRGGDRAPSAYADAAEFEPRIDQRRRLGAVFLAACVVATAVGLVALVVLLVDVAADGLGALSWHFLTGKPSRFASRAGLGPAFVGTLWVLLVTAAASFPLGVATAIWLEEYAPNNRWRRMVQINIANLAGVPSVVYGILGLAVFVRWMQLGRSVAAGGLTLTLLILPVIIIAAQEAIRAVPNSIRLGAYGLGATKWQVVSHHVLPMALPGILTGTILALSRAVGETAPLIMIGALLFVPFVPRGLLDSFTVIPMQVYNWIGRPQPEFHDLAAGGIMVLLAVLLTMNTAAILLRNRYTRDDS; this is translated from the coding sequence GTGAGCCTGGCGCGGCGGGGCGGCGACCGCGCGCCGAGCGCGTACGCCGACGCGGCCGAATTCGAGCCGCGCATCGATCAGCGCCGGCGCCTGGGCGCCGTCTTCCTGGCGGCCTGCGTGGTGGCGACGGCGGTGGGCCTGGTGGCCCTGGTCGTGCTGCTGGTGGACGTGGCCGCCGACGGCCTCGGCGCTCTGTCCTGGCACTTCCTGACCGGCAAGCCGTCGCGGTTCGCGAGCCGCGCGGGATTGGGGCCGGCGTTCGTGGGCACGCTCTGGGTGCTGCTCGTCACCGCCGCGGCTTCCTTCCCGCTGGGGGTCGCCACGGCGATCTGGCTCGAGGAGTACGCGCCGAACAACCGGTGGCGACGCATGGTCCAGATCAACATCGCGAACCTGGCGGGCGTGCCGTCGGTCGTCTACGGGATTCTCGGGCTGGCGGTGTTCGTCCGCTGGATGCAACTGGGCCGGAGCGTGGCGGCCGGAGGATTGACGCTGACCCTGCTGATCCTGCCGGTGATCATCATCGCCGCGCAGGAGGCCATCCGGGCCGTGCCCAACTCGATCCGCCTGGGCGCTTACGGGCTCGGCGCCACCAAATGGCAGGTGGTGTCCCACCACGTGCTGCCCATGGCGCTCCCGGGCATCCTGACGGGCACGATCCTGGCGCTGTCCCGCGCGGTGGGCGAGACCGCGCCGCTGATCATGATCGGGGCGCTCCTCTTTGTGCCGTTCGTGCCCAGGGGCCTGCTGGATTCCTTCACCGTGATCCCCATGCAGGTCTACAATTGGATCGGCCGCCCGCAGCCGGAGTTCCACGATCTCGCGGCCGGGGGGATCATGGTTCTGCTGGCGGTGCTGCTCACGATGAACACCGCGGCGATTCTGCTGCGCAACAGATACACGAGGGACGATTCGTGA
- a CDS encoding porin → MTRSMRLLAGLALLLIPATEAAAQDPEVTVRLGGRAQFQFNTTSVDEADLPPGADDAPAASTFETRRIRLRVDIGVDDWIRARIQPDLAQGDLRLADAWVDFELSDYLNLKVGQFKRSFSLLELTSSTVFPVIERGARIRGLDDLVGAVGEQRAVLGESGYVGRDLGASVRGGTDRFGWELGLFNGEGADSRDVNDDKTLASRFTVVPSAGDPLSVGAGLTRRDTDLEDGWAFEADAEWGRFRDPGLHVLAEVAFGDDLTSATDDSFSGFQGIVSWFEPIEGSRFDGVELAGRVSWADPNDAIEDDEGILVTPGVNLYVFGRNRIMANWDFYLPSADALDAQNAFRAQAQVYF, encoded by the coding sequence ATGACACGTTCGATGAGGTTGTTGGCGGGGTTGGCGCTGCTGTTGATACCCGCGACCGAGGCGGCCGCCCAGGATCCCGAGGTCACGGTGAGGCTCGGAGGCCGGGCGCAGTTTCAGTTCAACACCACCAGCGTGGACGAAGCCGACTTGCCCCCGGGCGCGGACGACGCGCCTGCGGCGAGCACGTTCGAGACGCGCCGGATACGACTGAGGGTGGACATCGGCGTGGACGATTGGATCCGGGCCCGCATCCAGCCCGACCTGGCGCAGGGTGATCTGCGCCTGGCGGACGCCTGGGTCGACTTCGAGCTGTCGGACTATCTCAACCTCAAGGTGGGCCAGTTCAAGCGCTCGTTCAGCCTGCTGGAGCTGACCAGCTCGACCGTCTTCCCGGTCATCGAGCGGGGCGCGCGCATCCGCGGCCTCGACGACCTCGTAGGAGCCGTCGGCGAGCAGCGGGCGGTGCTGGGCGAGTCCGGATACGTGGGTCGTGACCTGGGCGCGTCGGTCAGGGGCGGCACCGACCGCTTCGGCTGGGAGCTCGGCCTGTTCAACGGCGAGGGTGCCGACAGCCGTGACGTGAACGACGACAAGACGCTCGCGTCTCGCTTCACGGTCGTGCCGTCGGCCGGCGACCCTTTGAGCGTCGGCGCGGGCCTGACCAGGCGCGACACCGATCTGGAGGATGGCTGGGCGTTCGAGGCGGACGCCGAGTGGGGCCGCTTCCGCGACCCGGGCCTGCACGTGCTGGCCGAGGTGGCGTTCGGCGACGACCTGACCTCGGCCACCGACGACAGCTTCTCGGGCTTCCAGGGGATCGTTTCCTGGTTCGAGCCGATCGAGGGAAGTCGCTTCGACGGCGTCGAGCTCGCCGGCCGCGTGAGCTGGGCGGACCCGAACGACGCGATCGAGGATGACGAAGGGATTCTGGTCACGCCCGGGGTGAACCTGTACGTGTTCGGGCGCAACCGGATCATGGCCAACTGGGACTTCTATCTGCCTTCGGCCGACGCGCTGGACGCGCAAAACGCCTTCCGGGCGCAGGCGCAGGTCTATTTCTGA
- a CDS encoding isocitrate/isopropylmalate family dehydrogenase — translation MAEPITLIPGDGIGPEITAATVRVLEASGADLEWDRQEAGVAAIERHNTPLPEATLDSIRRNRVALKGPLTTPVGVGFRSINVALRKEFDLYANVRPALTMMKGGRYEDIDIVLIRENTEGLYVGVEHFIGVGDDPRAAAESVMIVTRHGAERIVRYALDYARAHGRGKVTLAHKANILKYTQGLFLDVGREVASEYEDIAFEDRIIDATAMQLVLDPYQFDVLVMENMFGDILSDELAGLVGGLGLAPGANIGEDAAIFEPVHGSAPDIAGLGVANPTSQLLAACMMLDHLRQPEPAERVRAVLLAALDARDRLTPDLGGEASTSEFADGLVERLQTTS, via the coding sequence ATGGCCGAACCGATAACGCTGATCCCGGGGGACGGGATCGGTCCGGAGATCACCGCGGCGACCGTCCGCGTTCTGGAGGCCTCCGGCGCCGACCTGGAGTGGGATCGACAGGAGGCGGGAGTCGCCGCGATCGAGCGACACAACACGCCGCTGCCGGAAGCCACGCTGGATTCCATCCGGCGCAACCGGGTCGCGCTCAAGGGGCCGCTCACCACCCCCGTCGGCGTCGGTTTCCGGTCGATCAACGTCGCGTTGCGCAAGGAGTTCGATCTGTACGCCAACGTGCGACCCGCGCTCACCATGATGAAGGGCGGACGCTACGAGGACATCGACATCGTGCTCATCCGCGAGAACACCGAGGGGCTCTACGTGGGGGTCGAGCACTTCATAGGCGTCGGCGACGACCCGCGCGCCGCGGCCGAGTCGGTGATGATAGTGACGCGGCACGGCGCGGAGCGGATCGTGCGCTACGCGTTGGATTACGCGCGCGCGCACGGCCGCGGCAAGGTGACGCTCGCGCACAAGGCGAACATCCTCAAGTACACCCAGGGACTCTTCCTGGATGTGGGTCGCGAGGTGGCGAGCGAGTACGAGGACATCGCCTTCGAGGACCGGATCATCGACGCCACCGCCATGCAGCTCGTGCTGGACCCCTACCAGTTCGACGTGCTGGTCATGGAGAACATGTTCGGCGACATCCTGAGCGACGAGCTGGCGGGCCTGGTTGGAGGCCTGGGCCTCGCGCCGGGCGCGAACATCGGCGAGGACGCGGCCATCTTCGAGCCCGTGCACGGGTCGGCCCCCGACATCGCCGGGCTGGGCGTAGCGAATCCCACGTCGCAGCTTCTGGCGGCTTGCATGATGCTGGATCACCTGCGGCAGCCCGAGCCGGCCGAGCGGGTGCGTGCGGTTCTGCTAGCGGCGCTCGACGCGCGCGACCGGCTGACCCCGGACCTGGGCGGTGAGGCCAGCACGTCCGAGTTCGCGGACGGGCTGGTGGAACGACTGCAGACGACATCCTGA
- the phoU gene encoding phosphate signaling complex protein PhoU — protein MKRQLHFREELEGLKSRLVDMAGRTEEAVRTAVDAFLQRDEEPAQKVIDSDHLIDQIEMDIDESVIQLLALQQPMASDLRFITMAMKISNDLERMGDHAVNIAKEVKRLLRHPRIAAVPEIDEMARISTKMLSDVLDSFIREDAALARDVVRRDDIVDDLHSNMFRILLTLMMENPRTIGPCMETLMVSRNLERIADLTTNVAEDVVYMVEARVIKHGAEREA, from the coding sequence ATGAAGCGGCAACTGCACTTCCGAGAGGAGCTGGAGGGACTCAAGTCCCGTCTGGTGGATATGGCCGGACGGACGGAGGAGGCGGTCCGGACCGCGGTCGACGCCTTCCTCCAGCGCGACGAGGAGCCCGCGCAGAAGGTGATCGACTCCGACCACCTGATCGACCAGATAGAAATGGATATCGACGAATCCGTCATCCAGCTCCTGGCGCTCCAGCAGCCGATGGCGAGCGACCTCCGCTTCATCACCATGGCGATGAAGATCTCCAACGACCTGGAGCGGATGGGCGATCACGCCGTCAACATCGCCAAGGAGGTCAAGCGCCTGCTGCGCCACCCGCGCATCGCAGCGGTTCCCGAGATCGATGAGATGGCGCGCATCTCGACCAAGATGCTCTCGGACGTCCTGGACTCCTTCATCCGCGAGGACGCGGCGCTGGCGCGCGATGTCGTCAGGAGGGACGACATCGTGGACGATTTGCACTCCAACATGTTCCGGATTCTGCTCACGCTGATGATGGAGAACCCGCGCACCATCGGGCCGTGCATGGAGACGCTCATGGTATCGAGGAACCTGGAGCGGATCGCCGACCTGACGACCAACGTCGCGGAGGACGTGGTCTACATGGTGGAAGCGCGCGTGATCAAGCACGGCGCGGAGAGGGAGGCCTGA
- a CDS encoding PstS family phosphate ABC transporter substrate-binding protein, which produces MKASWTMALALGATLSACGGDADRSGAVGIDGSSTVYPITEAVAEEYMIANDGAVRVTVGISGTGGGFKRFCAGETDINDASRAIKGSELEACGAAGVEAIELPVAFDGLSVVVNPQNDWVDCLTVGELRRIWEPESAVSSWTHVRDDFPDVELRLYGPGTDSGTFDYFTEAIVGEEDASRADYTASEDDNVLVQGVAGDRGALGYFGYAYYEENADRMKIVPVDSGAGCVAPSPETVNSGAYAPLSRPVFIYVSSGALERPAVVDFVRFYMDNAAALVREVGYIPLQPAQYQDNIDRVDAASAATS; this is translated from the coding sequence ATGAAGGCGAGCTGGACGATGGCGCTGGCGCTCGGCGCGACCCTGAGCGCGTGCGGTGGTGACGCGGACAGGTCCGGAGCGGTGGGCATAGACGGCTCCAGCACGGTCTATCCGATAACCGAGGCGGTGGCCGAGGAGTACATGATCGCCAACGACGGCGCGGTCCGGGTCACCGTTGGCATCTCCGGCACAGGCGGGGGCTTCAAGCGCTTCTGCGCCGGCGAGACAGACATCAATGACGCGTCGCGGGCGATCAAGGGCAGCGAGCTGGAAGCCTGCGGCGCGGCGGGGGTGGAGGCGATCGAGCTGCCGGTGGCCTTCGACGGCCTGTCGGTGGTGGTCAACCCCCAGAACGACTGGGTCGACTGCCTCACCGTGGGCGAGCTCCGCCGGATCTGGGAGCCGGAGAGCGCGGTGTCGAGCTGGACCCACGTGAGGGACGATTTCCCGGACGTGGAGCTTCGCCTGTACGGCCCGGGCACCGATTCGGGGACGTTCGACTACTTCACCGAGGCGATCGTCGGCGAAGAGGACGCGAGCCGGGCCGACTACACGGCCAGCGAAGACGACAACGTGCTCGTGCAGGGCGTCGCCGGTGACCGGGGCGCGCTGGGCTACTTCGGCTACGCGTACTACGAGGAGAACGCCGACCGCATGAAGATCGTCCCGGTCGACAGCGGCGCCGGTTGCGTCGCGCCGAGCCCGGAGACGGTCAACAGCGGCGCGTACGCTCCGTTGTCGCGGCCCGTGTTCATCTACGTGTCGAGTGGTGCGCTGGAGCGCCCGGCGGTGGTCGATTTCGTGCGCTTCTACATGGACAACGCCGCGGCGCTGGTGCGAGAGGTCGGCTACATACCGCTGCAGCCCGCGCAGTACCAGGACAACATCGACCGCGTCGACGCGGCGTCGGCGGCCACGAGTTGA
- the fabG gene encoding 3-oxoacyl-ACP reductase FabG, whose translation MARRASRIPIAQREGHGLPDVAGAEGTATEAVEQLLDEVAEETSPQRAREAADLRDSGVVITGAATGIGRAIALEFAHLGARIAFNFLDDGAELRDAAHQTAAELRQLEVDVFYRACDVRDGEEAAAFVEEAAGRLGSLQVLVNNAGIGADRALWRMSDDQWRDVLDTNLTGAFNMIRAIAPMFRRQQHGKIVNVSSVHGTRSEFGLANYSASKAGLNGLTRSAALELGPSNVNVNAVAPGYIRTTRLTDVVPAEIMDRARDRSALERLGDPQDVASVVVFLCSEAARHITGAIVPVDGGYLL comes from the coding sequence TTGGCGCGACGAGCCAGCCGAATTCCTATCGCCCAGCGGGAGGGGCATGGCCTGCCTGACGTTGCCGGCGCCGAGGGCACAGCCACCGAAGCCGTAGAGCAGCTTCTCGACGAGGTGGCGGAGGAAACCTCGCCCCAACGCGCGCGCGAAGCCGCGGACCTGCGCGACAGCGGGGTCGTCATTACGGGTGCCGCCACGGGCATCGGCCGCGCGATCGCTCTCGAGTTCGCCCATCTGGGCGCCCGGATCGCCTTCAACTTCCTGGACGACGGCGCGGAGCTGCGCGACGCCGCCCACCAGACCGCGGCCGAGCTGCGGCAGCTCGAGGTGGACGTGTTCTACCGCGCGTGCGACGTTCGCGACGGCGAGGAGGCGGCGGCGTTCGTGGAGGAGGCGGCCGGCCGGCTGGGGTCGCTGCAAGTGCTCGTGAACAACGCCGGGATCGGCGCCGACCGCGCGCTCTGGCGCATGAGCGACGACCAGTGGCGCGACGTCCTGGATACCAACCTCACCGGGGCGTTCAACATGATCCGTGCGATCGCGCCCATGTTCCGGCGCCAGCAGCACGGCAAGATCGTCAACGTCAGCTCCGTGCACGGGACGCGCAGCGAATTCGGCCTCGCCAACTACTCGGCGTCGAAGGCCGGCCTGAACGGCCTGACGCGCTCGGCCGCGCTCGAGCTGGGCCCCTCGAACGTCAACGTGAACGCGGTGGCGCCGGGTTACATCCGCACGACTAGGCTCACCGACGTCGTGCCCGCCGAGATCATGGATCGCGCGCGCGACCGGTCCGCGCTGGAGCGGCTGGGAGACCCGCAGGACGTGGCCTCCGTGGTCGTGTTCTTGTGCTCGGAGGCCGCGCGGCATATCACCGGGGCCATCGTTCCCGTCGACGGAGGATACCTGCTTTGA
- the pstB gene encoding phosphate ABC transporter ATP-binding protein PstB, with amino-acid sequence MTDSVAESAVLSTDEVFVHYGSSPAIRGVSLEIPTHEVVAFIGPSGCGKSTLLRCFNRMNDLVPAARVGGKVLYHGSDLYAADVDPVEVRRRIGMVFQKPNPFPKSIYDNVAFGPRINGYKGSMDDLVERSLVQAALWDEVKDRLRDSALALSGGQQQRLCIARALAVEPEVLLMDEPASALDPLATQKIEDLIYELKKDFTVVIVTHNMQQAARVSDRTAFLYMGELIEYEDTERLFTNPREERTEAYITGRFG; translated from the coding sequence GTGACCGATTCCGTCGCCGAAAGCGCAGTCCTGTCCACCGACGAGGTCTTCGTCCACTACGGCAGCAGCCCCGCCATTCGTGGCGTGTCACTCGAGATTCCCACGCACGAAGTCGTGGCGTTCATCGGGCCGTCGGGGTGCGGCAAGAGCACGCTGCTGCGGTGCTTCAATCGCATGAACGACCTGGTCCCGGCCGCGCGCGTGGGCGGCAAGGTCTTGTACCACGGCTCGGACCTCTACGCGGCCGACGTGGATCCGGTGGAGGTGCGGCGGCGCATAGGCATGGTGTTCCAGAAGCCGAACCCGTTCCCCAAGTCGATCTACGACAACGTGGCGTTCGGTCCGCGCATCAACGGCTACAAGGGCTCGATGGATGACCTGGTGGAGAGGTCGCTGGTCCAGGCCGCGCTGTGGGACGAGGTGAAGGATCGGCTGCGTGACAGCGCGCTGGCGCTGTCAGGTGGCCAGCAGCAGCGGCTGTGCATCGCCAGGGCCCTCGCGGTGGAGCCCGAGGTGCTGCTCATGGACGAGCCCGCCTCGGCGCTCGACCCCCTCGCGACGCAGAAGATCGAGGACCTGATCTACGAGCTGAAAAAGGACTTCACGGTCGTCATCGTTACGCACAACATGCAGCAGGCGGCGCGCGTGTCCGACCGCACGGCGTTCCTGTACATGGGCGAGCTCATCGAGTACGAGGATACCGAGAGGCTCTTCACCAACCCCCGCGAGGAGCGGACCGAGGCGTACATCACCGGGAGGTTCGGATGA
- a CDS encoding acyl-CoA dehydrogenase family protein: MPKFQGVDFYDIDSLLSEEERMVRDTVRAWVDDHLLPVIQEAYIGRRLPAELVPQMAELGVYGANLPEEYGCTGLNNVAYGLIMQELERGDSGIRSFASVQGALCMYPIHAFGSEEQRRKYLPDMAAGEIIGCFGLTEPDAGSDPGSMRTVAREEDGGWVLNGAKMWITNGSTADIAIIWAKTGDLDDTKSIRGFIVPTDSDGFTARDQKGKLSLLASDTSELVLQDVRVGADALLPESGGLRSPLMCLTQARYGIAWGAVGAAMACYDEAVSYAKERVMFDRPIAATQIQQVRLAEMLTGITQAQLVCVQLGRIKDRGEVRPQQVSLAKRANVDMACEVAREARRLLGGNGILVEYQSMRHMANLESVYTYEGTHDIHGLILGQAITGEAAF, from the coding sequence ATGCCAAAATTCCAGGGCGTGGATTTCTACGATATCGACTCGCTCCTCTCCGAAGAGGAGCGGATGGTGCGCGACACCGTGCGCGCGTGGGTCGATGACCACCTGCTGCCGGTCATCCAGGAGGCGTACATAGGTCGGCGTCTGCCGGCCGAGCTCGTTCCGCAGATGGCCGAGCTGGGCGTCTACGGCGCCAACCTGCCTGAGGAGTACGGCTGCACGGGGCTGAACAACGTCGCCTACGGGCTGATCATGCAGGAGCTGGAGCGCGGGGACTCGGGGATCAGGTCCTTCGCGTCGGTGCAGGGGGCGCTGTGCATGTACCCCATCCACGCGTTCGGCAGCGAGGAGCAGCGCCGGAAGTACCTGCCCGACATGGCCGCCGGGGAGATCATCGGCTGCTTCGGCCTCACCGAGCCGGACGCGGGTTCGGATCCGGGCAGCATGCGCACGGTGGCGCGCGAGGAAGACGGCGGCTGGGTGCTGAACGGCGCCAAGATGTGGATCACCAACGGATCCACCGCCGACATCGCCATCATATGGGCCAAGACCGGGGACCTGGACGACACCAAGTCGATCCGCGGCTTCATCGTCCCGACCGACTCGGACGGCTTCACCGCGCGCGACCAGAAGGGCAAGCTGTCGCTGCTGGCCTCGGACACAAGCGAGCTGGTGCTCCAGGACGTGCGCGTGGGCGCCGACGCGCTGCTGCCCGAGTCGGGCGGGCTGCGCAGCCCGCTGATGTGCCTGACCCAGGCGCGCTACGGCATCGCCTGGGGGGCCGTCGGCGCCGCCATGGCCTGCTACGACGAGGCGGTCAGCTACGCCAAGGAGCGGGTCATGTTCGACCGCCCGATCGCGGCCACGCAGATCCAGCAGGTGCGCCTGGCGGAGATGCTGACCGGGATCACCCAGGCGCAACTCGTGTGCGTGCAGCTGGGCCGCATCAAGGACCGCGGCGAGGTGCGCCCGCAGCAGGTGTCGCTGGCCAAGCGCGCCAACGTGGACATGGCGTGCGAGGTGGCGCGGGAGGCGCGCCGGCTGCTGGGCGGCAACGGCATCCTGGTCGAATACCAGTCGATGCGGCACATGGCGAACCTCGAGTCGGTCTACACCTACGAGGGCACGCACGACATCCACGGCCTGATCCTGGGCCAGGCGATCACGGGCGAAGCGGCGTTCTAG
- a CDS encoding ATP-binding protein — MTQLEPAARGRHVGLRYVLVAAVAVVAAAAALAGGWTARFASGWAAVIGVALAAGVLGAAAGALLSAPIEAGLARVGDVLAGRAPIDAGSRVAEVHEVARAVRARLREEGDRRRALEGERADLAALLAAVDEGILLVDGDARIVRANPAAASLLGLPERFEESAAGSAIRSTAIRRIIAAAVRDGEPAAVEEELDGRRVFVVAQPAGRQGTVVSLVDLTEIRRLETARRDFVANASHELKTPLTSIRGYAETLVDDALPDGVRRSFVDIIRQNADRLQRVVDDLLDLSRIEAGAWEPDLKPVRLADAGREVWAALEGAAADKSVELEVGEGAEVEILADAFGVRQILTNLLDNALRHSAAGGVVGIDAGRTEPVTDKSPHAVPYYEVAVSDRGAGIPSEALPRVFERFFRVDSARTGEAGGTGLGLAIVKHLVEQMGGAVRAESELGRGTTVFFTIPAAVRDTPLSRDGSRLTAGSPRGGTRRESSPMLRRAGPRS, encoded by the coding sequence ATGACCCAGTTGGAGCCGGCCGCTCGCGGCCGCCATGTCGGCCTGCGTTACGTGCTGGTCGCGGCGGTCGCTGTGGTCGCCGCGGCCGCGGCCCTGGCCGGGGGCTGGACCGCCCGCTTCGCCTCAGGCTGGGCGGCCGTCATCGGCGTGGCGCTGGCGGCGGGCGTGCTGGGCGCCGCCGCCGGAGCCCTCCTGTCCGCGCCGATCGAGGCGGGCCTCGCGCGAGTAGGCGATGTGCTCGCGGGACGCGCGCCGATCGACGCGGGTAGCCGCGTAGCGGAGGTCCACGAGGTAGCCCGGGCGGTTCGCGCACGCCTGCGCGAGGAGGGCGACCGGCGCCGGGCGCTCGAAGGCGAGCGGGCGGATCTGGCCGCGCTCCTGGCCGCGGTCGACGAAGGCATCCTGCTCGTGGACGGGGACGCCCGCATCGTCCGCGCCAACCCGGCGGCCGCGTCGTTGCTCGGCCTGCCCGAACGCTTCGAAGAAAGCGCCGCCGGGTCGGCCATCCGGTCCACCGCCATTCGCCGGATCATCGCGGCCGCGGTGCGCGACGGCGAGCCCGCGGCGGTCGAGGAGGAACTGGACGGTCGCCGCGTGTTCGTTGTCGCTCAGCCAGCCGGTCGCCAGGGAACCGTGGTGTCGCTCGTCGATCTGACCGAGATTCGACGCCTGGAAACCGCCCGACGCGACTTCGTGGCGAACGCCAGCCACGAGCTCAAGACGCCGCTGACGTCCATCCGTGGGTACGCCGAGACCCTCGTGGACGACGCGTTGCCGGACGGCGTGCGGCGCAGCTTCGTGGACATTATCCGCCAGAACGCCGATCGGCTTCAGCGCGTCGTCGACGATCTTCTGGACCTGTCGCGCATCGAAGCAGGGGCGTGGGAGCCCGACCTGAAGCCGGTGCGGCTGGCCGACGCGGGGCGCGAAGTATGGGCCGCCCTGGAGGGAGCCGCCGCAGACAAGAGCGTGGAGCTCGAGGTGGGAGAGGGCGCGGAAGTCGAGATTCTGGCCGATGCGTTCGGCGTGCGGCAGATCCTGACGAACCTTCTGGACAACGCCCTGAGGCATTCGGCCGCTGGCGGAGTGGTAGGAATCGACGCCGGGCGAACAGAACCCGTCACCGACAAGTCGCCCCACGCCGTCCCGTACTACGAGGTAGCCGTCTCCGATCGGGGGGCGGGGATTCCGTCGGAGGCGCTGCCGCGCGTGTTCGAGCGCTTCTTTCGGGTGGATAGCGCGCGTACGGGCGAGGCAGGCGGGACCGGACTCGGGCTCGCGATCGTCAAGCACCTGGTCGAGCAGATGGGGGGCGCCGTAAGAGCGGAGAGCGAGCTGGGCCGGGGTACGACGGTGTTCTTCACCATCCCGGCGGCGGTGCGCGACACCCCGTTGTCCCGAGACGGGTCGCGTCTCACGGCTGGATCGCCACGGGGCGGCACCCGTCGCGAGAGCTCCCCGATGCTCCGCCGCGCCGGCCCCCGGTCGTAG
- the pstC gene encoding phosphate ABC transporter permease subunit PstC yields the protein MTSLAGARNRRVRERLIGGALAAAAGVSVLTTVAIVGVLLYEAAGFFAEISPIEFLTGRRWAPLLAPRSFGVLPLLGGSVMIALGAALVALPVGLASAIYLSEYAPGRVRRIVKPALEILAGIPTVVYGYFALTFVTPLIRAVFPHTNVFNAASASLVVGLMIIPMVSSLSEDAMRAVPRALRQGAYALGATKFEVATRSVVPAALSGILASFILAVSRAIGETMAVTIAAGMTPNLTANPLESIQTMTAFIVQVSLGETPFGTIEYKTIFAVGLTLFAMTLAMNILSNAVLRRYREVYE from the coding sequence ATGACGTCGCTCGCCGGAGCCCGCAACCGTCGGGTCAGGGAGCGCTTGATCGGGGGCGCGCTGGCGGCCGCGGCCGGCGTTTCGGTGCTCACGACCGTGGCCATAGTCGGCGTCCTGCTTTACGAGGCCGCCGGCTTCTTCGCCGAGATCTCCCCCATCGAATTCCTGACCGGCCGCAGGTGGGCGCCTCTGCTGGCGCCGCGGAGCTTCGGCGTGCTCCCCCTGCTGGGCGGGTCGGTCATGATCGCGCTCGGCGCGGCGCTGGTCGCGCTGCCGGTGGGGCTCGCCAGCGCCATCTACCTGAGCGAATACGCGCCCGGGCGGGTGCGGCGAATCGTCAAGCCTGCGTTGGAGATCCTGGCGGGCATCCCGACGGTGGTCTACGGCTACTTCGCGCTGACCTTCGTCACGCCGCTCATACGCGCGGTGTTTCCGCACACCAACGTGTTCAACGCGGCGAGCGCCAGCCTGGTCGTGGGGCTGATGATCATCCCCATGGTGTCTTCGCTGTCCGAGGACGCGATGCGCGCCGTGCCCCGCGCGCTGAGGCAGGGAGCCTACGCGCTGGGCGCGACCAAGTTCGAGGTGGCGACCCGGAGCGTCGTGCCCGCCGCGCTGTCCGGAATCCTGGCCAGCTTCATCCTGGCGGTGTCCAGGGCGATCGGTGAGACCATGGCGGTCACCATAGCGGCCGGCATGACGCCCAACCTGACCGCCAACCCGCTCGAGAGCATCCAGACCATGACCGCCTTCATCGTCCAGGTGAGCCTGGGCGAGACGCCGTTCGGGACCATCGAATACAAGACCATCTTCGCGGTCGGCCTCACGCTCTTCGCCATGACGCTCGCGATGAACATCCTCAGCAATGCCGTGTTGCGGAGGTATCGGGAGGTGTACGAGTGA